Part of the Corynebacterium canis genome is shown below.
GAAGAAGCCATAATCTACGAAGCCAGCATCGAACAATTGACCGGTCACCCGTCGGTGGCGCGGCTTGCGGATATCCTCAGCGGCGAACCCGGATTCGAACAAGTGGTGGATATTCCGGCGGAGTTCCAGGGCACGTATAAGGGCGCCGGCATGCTCGCGCCGTACCTGAAGGCGATGGGCGTGACCACGGTGGAATTGCTGCCGGTGCACGAAACCAATGTTTCAGAAAGCGGCCGGGATAGCGCCACCAATTCGTGGGGGTACATGACGCTCGCCTTCTTCGCCCCGAACCGCCGCTACGCCGCGGACAAAAGCTGGGGCGGGCCCACCCGCGAATTCCGCGCAATGGTATCCGCATTCCACGACGCCGGGCTCGAGGTGTATCTGGACGTGGTGTACAACCACACGGCGGAAGGCGGCAACTGGAACGGCGACGTAAACACCACGGGCTTTACCAGCCTGGGCGGGTTCGCCACCGCCGAGTACTACCAGATGACCGGCGAAAAGATCCTGGTGGACGGCGCGACCGGCACCTCGAATCAGCTGAACTATTCCTCGGAGGCGGCGCAACAGCTGGTGCTGGATTCGCTGCGTTATTGGTCGCGCGAAATGCACGTGGATGGCTTCCGCTTCGACCTGGCCACGGTGCTGGGCCGCCGCCCCCAAGACGCCGCGCCGGACGATTGGGGCAACCAAAAGCGCTTCTTCACCGACCACCCGCTGCTGGTGGCCATCGCCGAGCTGGCGGAGGAGGACCACCTTGAGGTGATCGCGGAGGCCTGGGATTTGTGGGGCTACGAGGTGGGCAATTTCCCGCGCGGCTGGGGCGAGTGGAACGGCCGCTACCGGGACGCCGTGCGTAACTTCACCAAGGGCGCGGGCAATGTCGGCGAGTTCGTAGACATGTTCAATGGGGATTACCACCATTTCCACGACAACGGCGGCGCCCAAAAGACGGTGAACTTTATCGTCGCCCACGATGGCTTCAACCTCGCAGACCTGGTCAGCTACCAAACCAAGATAAATGACCAGCCGTACCCCTTCGGCCCGTCCGACGGCGGCAGCGACAACAACCTTTCGTGGGACTCGGGCGGCGACCATACGCTGCGTCGACAACGCCTGCGCAACCTGTGGACCGTACTTATGTTCTCCCGCGGCGTGCCCATGCTGGTCGCCGGCGACGAATTCGGCCGCACGCAAAACGGCAACAACAATCCCTGGGCGTTGCACTCCGTGGCCATGCGCAATAACTACGCCATGATCGCCACCAACGCCCCGCAACGCACCCCGGTTGCCGACGCCGTGACCGCCAGCTACCACGATAACCTCGGCGAATTCGCAAACGACGCACCCAATGTGAACGGGTTGTTCCGCTTCGCCACCTTCCTGATGCGGATGCGCCATCGCCATAGCTGCCTACAACAGTCCGAATGGGGCGACTTCACCGCCAACAACCACGACGTGTCCTACCTGTTCTACAACCCGAGCGGCGACGGCCGACCGGTAGAGGGTGATCGCGCCTTAGGCGTATATATCGACTCCCCAGAGGAAAACTTCTGGGTGATGATCAATATGTCCGGCGAATCCGTGGACTTCCACGTCCCCGAGGAATTCCGCACCTCCGAATGGCGCTACGTGCTAGACACTGCAGCGTGGGCCGAACTGGTGAACAACTACTGGCCCGACGACGAAGGAGCCGTGGTCCACGACCACAATTCCGTGCATCCATGGTCGATAGCCGTGTGGCACCGCAAGCGAAACGCGTGACACAGCGGCCGCGGGGGCGGGGGTGCCGGCCGTGTCGGGGGCGGCGGCGGGTGCTGGCGCATTGGCGCGGGCGAGCTGCGTTTGTGATGCAACATTCGCCCGGGCTTTATGCATGCGCAACTTTTATTGGGGCGACCTGCGACTTATTGGCATTCACACTTGACTTATTTGCACACAAAATATAGGGCAATTTCGGACTGGGTGGGGCGGCATAAAAGTGATTCTCGAATGAAAAATATCCGTGTGAAATGGCCACAATAATATTTTCCGCGATTTCAGTGAGCGTCATTTATCATGGTGAGGAGACAGCCGAAGACTGAAAGAAACTACAATGAAAAATATGCAGAAATGGGCGGGACTGCTCTTGGTATGCATGGGGGTCGTCCACAGCATGCTTTCCGACTGGGCGCACCTCAATGCGGCGGCGCGGCAAGGCTGGTGGATGAGCGTGGACACGCTTCCGGAAAGCAGGGCGCTATGGTTCTTCGTGGCAGGTATCGCGCTGATCATTATCGGCCTGCTGGCGCTCAACTCCCTGACCACTCGCCTAGCGGCAGCCATGCTCGTCCTCTTGCTCATGCTCGTCCTCTACACGGGAACCGGACTACTGGGCGCGGGCATAGGTGTGATCGCCGGGCTACTCCTGCTATTGGGCAACCTCCTGCCCACCCAGCGAACCAACAACGCCGCCTGAACGCTCGCCGATTATCGCGCACAAAACCCGCGCGCAATACAGCCCCATGCGGAGTGGGCGCAATTCGAATCCCATGCGGCTTATTCAGGGCCTTATGCGAGGCTCGGAATGCGTATTACAATGTGGCCAACCGACAGCCCCGAGCAACACCGCCGAGACAGCGCATTGTGCGAAATAGGACGGCCGCCTGGGTGGGCCCCAAGCCAGCGTTGGCAACGGTGTGATATTTCTCACGGTAAGGTGGGCGGTGGAGGGCGGGCTGGCGCGGCGTCGAAAAGCGAAAACCGCTGGTCAGAAACGAAAGAAACCCCTCACCTGGCGTCGAGGGGAGAGGCAATTGTGGGCCCTGTGGGGCTCGAACCCACGACCTGCGGATTAAAAGTCCGTAGCTCTACCAACTGAGCTAAAGGCCCTTGGCTACGACAAAGTAACCAACACTCTGCCATTCTAGCGATTGAATGGAAACTTAGGAAATCGCCCCTTTACCTGCGCTTTTTTCGGTGGCGGCGAACCCGTATGCGGGGCGATGCGGCGAGGCGTTCGAAGGGGCGGCCGTGGGGCGTCGGCAGAGCGACGGCGGCGGAGAGGCGGATTAAACGCTGCGGCGGCCTTGCATGGAGGCGCGTCAGGCAGATCTGACATGGGGTGTTTGCGCTCCTGCGGAAACGTCGGCCGCAGCGGGCAGCCATGTCGAATCTGCCTGAACGGGGTTCCCCGCTGCCCCACGCGCCCTGGAATCCCCTCCCCCGCCAAACCCTGCCCCGAAACGCGACAAACGCCGCAACCCAGGGTGGTGGGCTACGGCGCTGACGGAAGAAGCAATTAGCTCTTCTTCATGGTGCCGGTCTCTGCGAAACGCTGATGGAAGCTGAATGCGGTCGCGAGATCATGCGGCGTCTGCATGGTCTTGTTCTTCTCCGCCATGTGGAGGGCGCGCTCGTAGTACTCTTCGAGCAGCGGGCGGTAGTCGGGGTGTGCGAGGGCGATCATCTTCTGCACACGCTGGCGGGGAGCGAGTCCGCGCAGGTCAGCGTAGCCGAATTCGGTGATCACAACCTTGACGTCCTGCTCGGTGTGGTCGACGTGGGACACGAACGGCACGATCGCGGAGATGGCGCCGCCCTTGGCGTCGGAAGGCGTAATAAAGGAGCTGATGTAGCCGTTGCGGGTGAAGTCCGCGGAGCCGCCAACGCCGTTCATCATGCGGGAGCCGATCACGTTGGTGGAGTTAACGTTGCCGTAGATGTCGGCTTCGATCAGGCCGTTGGTGCAGATCAGGCCGAGGCGGCGCACAACCTCCGGGTGGTTGGAGATTTGCTGCGGGCGGAGGATGATTTGCTTGGCGTACTTCGAGGCCTCGCGGTTCATGCGCTCTGCGTATTCCGGCGAGAGGGAGAAGGAGGTGGCGGAGGCGACGGTCATTTTGCCGGCGTCGATAAGGTCGACCATGCCGTCCTGGATAACTTCGGTGTACGCCTGGATGTTCTCGAACTTCGAGTCCAGCAGGCCGCTCATCACAGCGTTAGGAACATTGCCGACGCCCGACTGCATACGGTAGCCGTCATAGGTGAGGCGTCCTGCAGCTACCTCGCCCTCGAGGAAGTCGAGGAAGTGGCCGGCGATTTGCTTGGATTGGTCATCGATCGGCTTGAACGGCGCATTGCGGTCCGGCAGGTCGGTTTCCACGACTGCGATAACCTTGTCCACATCGATGTCGATGTAGGTGGTGCCGATGCGTTGCCCCGGCTCGGTGATCGGAATCGGGGTGCGGTTGGGCAACTTGTTGTTGCGCCAAATGTCCGCCATGCCCTCGAGTTCTTCGGACTGCCAGGAGTTGACCTCGATGATGATCTTTTCGGCGGCGTCGAGGTATTCCACGTTGTTGCCCACGGAGGAGGAGGGCACGAGGTGGCCGTCTTCGGTGATGCGAACGACCTCAACGATGGCAACGTTCATCTGGCCGAAGAAGCCCTGCTCAACGTAGAGGCCGGACTCGGACAGGTGGTAGTCGGCGTAGAACGTAGTGCCGTCATTGATCTTCGAACGCAGAATCGGATCGGACTGATACGGGGTGCGGAAGTGAATCGCGTCAGCCTCTGCGAGTACACCATCACAGTCCGGGGCGGTGGATGCGCCGGTGAAGAGGTCAATCATGTATTCCTCACCGCGTGCGTGGGCTTCCTTGGCGCGCTCTGCGATGGCGGAGGGAAGCGCCTTCGGGTAACCAGCGCCGGTGAAGCCGGAGATCCCGACCTTGTCGCCGTGATTTACCAGCTGTGCGGCCTCTTCCGCGCTCATGACCTTGCCGCGAAGCTTGGCGTTTGCGATCCGATCGGACATTTATCCTCCTGAGAGTTCTGACCTATTACATGTCTTCATGTGACGTAGACCCCACCGGGTACTGTGACGCACCCTATACGATGGAACCCAAGTTGTGGTGACCACAGTATCCCAAATCCCCCCGCCGCACGCCCCTACTTCCGCAAATCTTTACAATCCACTCCCCACTTATTACCCCCGTTCGCGAGAAACGTTGCGGCGACGTCGAGGTGCGCGGGCGTCGCTAAGCATGCGACAATACAGCGGTGACACTGATGATCGGATCTCTGGAGCTGCAATCTCCCGTGGAGCTGGCGCCGATGGCGGGCGTGACCAACGTCGCGTTCCGCACGCTGTGCCGCGAACAAGAGCGCGAAAAGATGGGCACCGTGGCTGGCCTATATGTGTGCGAAATGGTCACCGCCCGCGCGCTGGTTGAACGTAACGAGAAAACCCTGCGCATGACGACGTTCGCGGCGGACGAGGACCCCCGTTCGCTGCAGCTTTACACGACCGACCCCAAATATACGTACGAGGCCGCGAAGATGATCGTGGACGAAAACATGGCCGATCACATCGACATGAACTTCGGCTGCCCGGTGCCGAAGGTCACGCGGCGCGGGGGTGGCTCAGCGTTGCCCTACAAACGGCGGCTGTTTGGCAATATCGTCGCTGCGGCCGTACGTGCGACTGAGGGAACAAACGTTCCAGTAACCGTTAAATTCCGCGTAGGCATCGACGACGCTCACCACACGCATCTCGACGCCGGGCGCATCGCCGTCGCGGAAGGCGCCGCCGCCGTAGCACTGCACGCCCGCACCGCCGCGCAACGCTATTCCGGTGCCGCAGACTGGAATGAAATCCGCAGGTTAAAGGAGCATTTGGCCGACACCGGCATCCCCGTGCTAGGCAACGGTGATATTTTCAAGGCCTCGGACGCTCAGGCAATGATGCAGCAAACGGGTTGCGACGGTGTCGTCGTAGGTCGCGGCTGCCTCGGCCGCCCCTGGCTTTTTGCGCAGCTCTCCGCCGCACTGCGCGGCCAGCCATTACCCCCAGAGCCGACGCTCGGCGAAGTCACCCGCATAATCCTTCGCCACGCCGAGCTATTGATCGCACATGAGGGCGAAGCGAAAGGGTGTCGCGATCTGCGCAAACACATGGGCTGGTATCTGCGCGGTTTCCCCGTCGGCGGCGACGCCCGAGCACAGTTAGCGCGGGTAAGTTCACTTGCCGACGTCGCGGCGGCCCTAGCGCCCTGGGAACACTCCACCGCGCTCGCCGAGGATTCCGAGGGCGCACGTGGGAGGCAAGGATCGCCCGCGAAAGTAGTGCTCCCCGAAGGGTGGCTCGACAACCCAGAAGACGAAACCGTCCCCGAAGGGGCCGAAATCATGCACTCCGGCGGGTAGGAATCGTACTCATTTGTGAGCTTGGCGCGGGTTAATGCGCAGACCTGCGGTGGCGTTCGGCTTATACCAGTTTGTTTTGCTGGGCGCCACCTTGTTGCCGCTGAAACCCTGTGTGCCTGTGGATAGTTTCAAGTTATCCACAGGTTGGTGGGGTGTGTCTGGGAAAACCCTGGGTTTTGTGCTGTTTTGGGGTTATGCCTGGTGCTATGGGTTTGTTTCAGCGTCGCACCAAACTGCTTGATACCTCTTTCGTCAACATCACTCGTAGGCTTGCGATGCCGCGTGGGTATTGTCGGGCTTCCCGTGAGGTGGAGTGGGGTTCGCGGTATCACCCGCAGCGCCTCGGGTTTGCCGCCCCGATCATGCTGCGGGCTCGGGCGCATTTCACCCAAAGCCCGAATGTCATTATCGGCGGCTGGGCCGCCGCAGCCTATGCCGGTTTGAAGTACTGGGTGGATGATGCCCACATCACCGTGCATGTGGCCAGTAATTTCCAACGCAGCCACAGCGTGTTCGACTGAGGTGTCATGATTCTTGTGGTCAGTAAAACCCACATCCTGAGAGGATAGGAATCATGACTTCTAGTTATTCTGAGCAATTCCGTCAGCAATGTGTTGACGCTGTCATAGTCCTTGGAAAGTCCAGAGCTTCAGTGGCCGCCGAGTACGGTGAGGTGTCATGATTCTTGTGGTCAGTAAAACCCACATCCTGAGAGGATAGGAATCATGACTTCTAGTTATTCTGAGCAATTCCGTCAGCAATGTGTTGACGCTGTCATAGTCCTTGGAAAGTCCAGAGCTTCAGTGGCCGCCGAGTACGGCGTGTCTTCGTCGTCGTTGGGCCGGTGGGTGGCCAAAGCCCAGGGCACACTGGGGACTGGTTCCGGCAGTCACAAACGCGCCGCGGATACTACCTCGGATGATCCGACGCAATTGCGTAAGCGGATTATGGAGTTGGAACGCGAGAATGATTTTTTAAAGAAAGCGGCCGCCTTCTTCGCAAAGACGCAACCGTAGTCGAGATTTATCCGGTGATTTTCCATTTCGATGCATTGGGCACACCAAATCCCCGGTTTCCCGTAACGATGATGTGTCGGCTTTTGGAGGTTTCTACCTCGGGATACTATGCATGGCGGGCTCGGGTGGATTGCCCACCAGCACCGGCAACACCACGCGGCCGCAGAGCCCAGATCACCACACACGTCAAGGAACTTTTCCATGGTCACAATGGGTTTGCTGGGGCGCGCACGATCCATCGACAGCTTCGCCGGGAAGGCATCGCCACAACCCTGTATGCCGTGCGAGTCATCATGTCCCAAGAACATTTGATTACGAAATACCGGCGCCCATTCAAACGGACAACAATCCCTGATCCAAAGGCTGCTGCCCGCACTGATCTGCTGCAACGGAACTTTCAGCCGCCGGTGGCCACGACGCATCTGTGCGGCGATATCACCTACCTTCGTACCGGCCAGGGCTGGATGTATCTAGCGACAGTCATCGACCTAACCACTAGGATGGTCGTTGGCTGGCAGATCGCAGATCGCATGACCTCCCAACTTGTCGTCGATGCACTTGCCATGGCCTATCACGCCGGGTACGTCGCCGGGAACGCCATTTTTCATTCCGATCGCGGCTCCCAATACACCTCTCAACATTTCACCCGCATCGCCGCCCAAATGGATGTACGTTTAAGCGTCGGTGAAACAAGAGTGTGCTGGGACAACGCCGTCGCTGAATCCTTGTTTTCAACGCTGAAACTCCATCTACTGTTCGACCGAAAACAATTTCCAACCAAATTCGCCGCTCGGTTTGAAACCGGCCAATGGATCGAAACGTACTACAACCGGCAACGACCGCACTCAGCCACCGGCACCGTCCCGGCCGATGCCATGCACCAATTCTTCGCCCGCCACAACGACCACCCCCCAAACTCCGCAGCATAACCCCACACAACGAACACAACCGGGTTTTACCGTCCACAAAATTTGACACAGCCCACGGCGTGTCTTCGTCGTCGTTGGGCCGGTGGGTGGCCAAAGCCCAGGGCACACTGGGGACTGGTTCCGGCAGTCACAAACGCGCCGCGGATACTACCTCGGATGATCCGACGCAATTGCGTAAGCGGATTATGGAGTTGGAACGCGAGAATGATTTTTTAAAGAAAGCGGCCGCCTTCTTCGCAAAGACGCAACCGTAGTCGAGATTTATCCGGTGATTTTCCATTTCGATGCATTGGGCACACCAAATCCCCGGTTTCCCGTAACGATGATGTGTCGGCTCTTGGAGGTTTCTACCTCGGGATACTATGCATGGCGGGCTCGGGTGGATTGCCCACCAGCACCGGCAACACCACGCGGCCGCAGAGCCCAGATCACCACACACGTCAAGGAACTTTTCCATGGTCACAATGGGTTTGCTGGGGCGCGCACGATCCATCGACAGCTTCGCCGGGAAGGCATCGCCACAACCCTGTATGCCGTGCGAGTCATCATGTCCCAAGAACATTTGATTACGAAATACCGGCGCCCATTCAAACGGACAACAATCCCTGATCCAAAGGCTGCTGCCCGCACTGATCTGCTGCAACGGAACTTTCAGCCGCCGGTGGCCACGACGCATCTGTGCGGCGATATCACCTACCTTCGTACCGGCCAGGGCTGGATGTATCTAGCGACAGTCATCGACCTAACCACTAGGATGGTCGTTGGCTGGCAGAT
Proteins encoded:
- a CDS encoding alpha-amylase family glycosyl hydrolase: MTEIIAFDEATWSTATWPLGTHPHADGVTFAVFAPAATRIQLEVYPEALGATASHTFLLARCEDGVWRGKLQGLQLGALIGFRAWGPNWPWDEAWTPGSDAGFIADLDEHGNRFNPNKVLFDPYAREITHNVYTDELQRFGVNDGVFGTGGELIDVVPRRLIDTAPYAPKGVVITAEENPVTPKPKLPAEEAIIYEASIEQLTGHPSVARLADILSGEPGFEQVVDIPAEFQGTYKGAGMLAPYLKAMGVTTVELLPVHETNVSESGRDSATNSWGYMTLAFFAPNRRYAADKSWGGPTREFRAMVSAFHDAGLEVYLDVVYNHTAEGGNWNGDVNTTGFTSLGGFATAEYYQMTGEKILVDGATGTSNQLNYSSEAAQQLVLDSLRYWSREMHVDGFRFDLATVLGRRPQDAAPDDWGNQKRFFTDHPLLVAIAELAEEDHLEVIAEAWDLWGYEVGNFPRGWGEWNGRYRDAVRNFTKGAGNVGEFVDMFNGDYHHFHDNGGAQKTVNFIVAHDGFNLADLVSYQTKINDQPYPFGPSDGGSDNNLSWDSGGDHTLRRQRLRNLWTVLMFSRGVPMLVAGDEFGRTQNGNNNPWALHSVAMRNNYAMIATNAPQRTPVADAVTASYHDNLGEFANDAPNVNGLFRFATFLMRMRHRHSCLQQSEWGDFTANNHDVSYLFYNPSGDGRPVEGDRALGVYIDSPEENFWVMINMSGESVDFHVPEEFRTSEWRYVLDTAAWAELVNNYWPDDEGAVVHDHNSVHPWSIAVWHRKRNA
- a CDS encoding DUF6463 family protein; this translates as MQKWAGLLLVCMGVVHSMLSDWAHLNAAARQGWWMSVDTLPESRALWFFVAGIALIIIGLLALNSLTTRLAAAMLVLLLMLVLYTGTGLLGAGIGVIAGLLLLLGNLLPTQRTNNAA
- a CDS encoding acetyl-CoA hydrolase/transferase family protein — its product is MSDRIANAKLRGKVMSAEEAAQLVNHGDKVGISGFTGAGYPKALPSAIAERAKEAHARGEEYMIDLFTGASTAPDCDGVLAEADAIHFRTPYQSDPILRSKINDGTTFYADYHLSESGLYVEQGFFGQMNVAIVEVVRITEDGHLVPSSSVGNNVEYLDAAEKIIIEVNSWQSEELEGMADIWRNNKLPNRTPIPITEPGQRIGTTYIDIDVDKVIAVVETDLPDRNAPFKPIDDQSKQIAGHFLDFLEGEVAAGRLTYDGYRMQSGVGNVPNAVMSGLLDSKFENIQAYTEVIQDGMVDLIDAGKMTVASATSFSLSPEYAERMNREASKYAKQIILRPQQISNHPEVVRRLGLICTNGLIEADIYGNVNSTNVIGSRMMNGVGGSADFTRNGYISSFITPSDAKGGAISAIVPFVSHVDHTEQDVKVVITEFGYADLRGLAPRQRVQKMIALAHPDYRPLLEEYYERALHMAEKNKTMQTPHDLATAFSFHQRFAETGTMKKS
- the dusB gene encoding tRNA dihydrouridine synthase DusB, whose product is MTLMIGSLELQSPVELAPMAGVTNVAFRTLCREQEREKMGTVAGLYVCEMVTARALVERNEKTLRMTTFAADEDPRSLQLYTTDPKYTYEAAKMIVDENMADHIDMNFGCPVPKVTRRGGGSALPYKRRLFGNIVAAAVRATEGTNVPVTVKFRVGIDDAHHTHLDAGRIAVAEGAAAVALHARTAAQRYSGAADWNEIRRLKEHLADTGIPVLGNGDIFKASDAQAMMQQTGCDGVVVGRGCLGRPWLFAQLSAALRGQPLPPEPTLGEVTRIILRHAELLIAHEGEAKGCRDLRKHMGWYLRGFPVGGDARAQLARVSSLADVAAALAPWEHSTALAEDSEGARGRQGSPAKVVLPEGWLDNPEDETVPEGAEIMHSGG
- a CDS encoding transposase → MTSSYSEQFRQQCVDAVIVLGKSRASVAAEYGVSSSSLGRWVAKAQGTLGTGSGSHKRAADTTSDDPTQLRKRIMELERENDFLKKAAAFFAKTQP
- a CDS encoding IS3 family transposase, with product MCRLLEVSTSGYYAWRARVDCPPAPATPRGRRAQITTHVKELFHGHNGFAGARTIHRQLRREGIATTLYAVRVIMSQEHLITKYRRPFKRTTIPDPKAAARTDLLQRNFQPPVATTHLCGDITYLRTGQGWMYLATVIDLTTRMVVGWQIADRMTSQLVVDALAMAYHAGYVAGNAIFHSDRGSQYTSQHFTRIAAQMDVRLSVGETRVCWDNAVAESLFSTLKLHLLFDRKQFPTKFAARFETGQWIETYYNRQRPHSATGTVPADAMHQFFARHNDHPPNSAA
- a CDS encoding IS3 family transposase gives rise to the protein MIFHFDALGTPNPRFPVTMMCRLLEVSTSGYYAWRARVDCPPAPATPRGRRAQITTHVKELFHGHNGFAGARTIHRQLRREGIATTLYAVRVIMSQEHLITKYRRPFKRTTIPDPKAAARTDLLQRNFQPPVATTHLCGDITYLRTGQGWMYLATVIDLTTRMVVGWQIADRMTSQLVVDALAMAYHAGYVAGNAIFHSDRGSQYTSQHFTRIAAQMDVRLSVGETRVCWDNAVAESLFSTLKLHLLFDRKQFPTKFAARFETGQWIETYYNRQRPHSATGTVPADAMHQFFARHNDHPPNSAA